A window of Malania oleifera isolate guangnan ecotype guangnan chromosome 5, ASM2987363v1, whole genome shotgun sequence contains these coding sequences:
- the LOC131156028 gene encoding uncharacterized protein LOC131156028, translated as MDSGDENIEVEGREGSDTSSKEDVDTSKVLQGIVRQVKAEMKKEPKEQNCPPVGQDCSIKEFMRMNPPTFVGGADLVAADNWITIAEYAAKSVELSRFTPFLIPNEARKAKKFRKGLRHRIYELVVGFQVHTFSKLVDKASVLEKSIQSSTEPSEQKKRPPPSSFQAEVSQGSRKKRKEIVDFVCQKCNKRHRGEC; from the exons ATGGACTCTGGAGATGAGAATATAGAGGTTGAAGGAAGGGAAGGTTCAGATACTTCCAGTAAAGAGGACGTTGATACCTCTAAGGTGCTACAGGGTATAGTCCGCCAGGTTAAGGCAGAGATGAAGAAAGAACCTAAAGAACAAAACTGTCCACCTGTAGGTCAGGACTGtagcattaaggagtttatgaggatgaaccctccgaCCTTTGTGGGAGGAGCTGATTTAGTGGCTGCAGATaattgg ATAACCATTGCAGAATATGCAGCAAAATCTGTGGAGCTATCACGCTTCACACCATTTCTGATTCCGAACGAGGCAAGGAAGGCCAAGAAGTTTAGGAAAGGCCTGAGGCACAGAATTTATGAGCTAGTGGTGGGGTTTCAGGTTCATACTTTCTCAAAATTAGTTGATAAGGCTTCGGTGCTAGAAAAGAGTATCCAGAGCAGCACAGagccttcagagcagaagaagaggcctcCACCATCTAGTTTTCAAGCTGAGGTTAGTCAGggatcaaggaagaaaaggaaagagaTAGTGGACTTCGTATGCCAgaaatgtaataaaaggcataggggcgaatgctaG